A single genomic interval of Zingiber officinale cultivar Zhangliang chromosome 4A, Zo_v1.1, whole genome shotgun sequence harbors:
- the LOC121972166 gene encoding protein NLP3-like isoform X3 codes for MPAVDYQGPTLHTLLSVLPGYLDEWLTSKEPPPSVVASARFRRSSLLTMSDPSGHSSLPIMDLDLDGSPWPPFDQSSFAAIPLSPFLISSSPSLPPPFPTPLSLSIGQSSSSLWIVEERAAEVSSALAGDSAFFNDTIPAKGNGAKGNERQLQLPAKEEHVEASCVIKERMTQALRCFKESTDQHVLVQVWAPVKNGDRCVLTTSGQPFVLDPQTTKLLQYRTVSLMYIFSVDEGEDDSYLGLPGRVFTKRMPEWTPNVQYYSSKEYQRLNYALLYNIQGTLALPVFEPDGQSCIAVVELVMTSQKINYAYDVDKVCKALETVNLKSSEIMDVANAVISNDGRQAALAEILEILTVVCEAQKLPLAQAWVPCRHRTILAQGGGVKKTCSSFDGSCMGQVCMSTTDVAFYIVDSHQWGFREACVEHHLQKGQGVAGRAFALRRPCFCGDVTKYCKSEYPLVHYARMFGLAGCLAICLRSIYSGDDDYILEFFLPAECKSSAEQQNMLKSISALLKQCFQNLKIITDMEFREAISLELGDLVTDDNYELQHGCLSSQHHDTGLYVLSENNIWETGENDKLSNDKNESPDLYEPSPTTDPNVKTDGDIISDSTLSAKKAIKTPGKRRGKAEKMIGLEVLQQYFSGSLKDAARSLGVCPTTMKRICRHYGISRWPSRKINKVNRSLSKLKHVIESVQGAGALDLTSLAGPLPATIDSIPWPVNTESLKDINEGMKGREFSPEKPYDRDDLQKKFVPLQINVDDAGPHQRPAKDYRCLKSGSSSDDSIDAPTSQGSCQGSPANEIFTSNQPDLDANQALDVDPSSKFILENTCNQNLFNQNSLPSPIIIEPQEPVEMLIKDSGSSKDLKNLCSFRGEASQDGCAMVLNDTASKNLALQENNTLTIKASYKDDIIRFRLPIDAGVVALKDEISKRFKLEVGIFDIKYLDDDHEWVMLACDSDLEECMDISRSSGASIIRLSVHDVITNLGSSCESSEFDHHIVATRHFNTG; via the exons ATGCCGGCCGTCGATTATCAAGGCCCCACCTTGCACACCCTGTTATCTGTACTCCCCGGGTATCTCGATGAATGGCTGACCTCCAAGGAGCCACCGCCATCAGTCGTCGCCTCCGCCCGCTTCCGCCGCAGCTCGCTCCTTACGATGTCCGACCCTAGCGGCCACTCCTCGCTCCCGATCATGGACCTCGACCTCGACGGCTCCCCGTGGCCGCCCTTCGATCAGAGCTCCTTCGCTGCGATCCCCCTGTCCCCCTTTCTGATCTCCTCCTCGCCTTCTCTTCCCCCTCCGTTTCCGACGCCGCTCTCGCTATCTATCGGGCAGTCTTCTTCGTCTCTGTGGATCGTGGAGGAAAGAGCTGCCGAAGTGTCGAGCGCTCTCGCCGGGGATTCGGCATTTTTCAACG ATACAATACCTGCAAAGGGCAATGGAGCCAAGGGCAACGAAAGGCAGCTTCAACTTCCAGCAAAAGAGGAGCATGTGGAGGCATCGTGTGTGATCAAAGAGAGGATGACACAGGCACTACGGTGCTTTAAGGAGTCCACAGATCAGCATGTGCTAGTTCAGGTGTGGGCACCTGTAAAGAATGGCGACCGATGTGTTCTTACCACTTCAGGGCAGCCCTTCGTTCTTGATCCTCAGACTACAAAGCTCCTTCAGTACAGGACAGTATCTCTGATGTACATATTTTCTGTAgatgagggagaggatgattCATATCTTGGTCTGCCTGGTCGCGTCTTTACCAAAAGAATGCCAGAATGGACACCAAATGTGCAGTACTATAGTAGCAAGGAGTATCAGCGTCTTAACTACGCCCTTCTTTATAACATTCAGGGGACCTTGGCATTGCCAGTTTTTGAACCAGATGGTCAGTCCTGCATTGCTGTGGTTGAGCTCGTCATGACATCACAAAAGATCAACTATGCCTATGACGTTGATAAAGTTTGCAAAGCGCTTGAG ACTGTAAATTTGAAAAGCTCTGAAATCATGGATGTTGCAAATGCTGTT ATTTCTAATGACGGACGCCAAGCAGCTCTTGCTGAAATTCTTGAAATTCTAACTGTTGTCTGTGAAGCACAAAAGTTGCCTCTTGCTCAGGCTTGGGTTCCTTGTAGACATAGGACTATTCTGGCTCAGGGTGGTGGGGTTAAGAAAACTTGTTCAAGCTTTGATGGAAGTTGCATGGGACAAGTCTGCATGTCAACTACAGATGTTGCTTTTTATATTGTTGATTCTCACCAGTGGGGCTTTAGAGAAGCCTGTGTAGAACATCATCTACAGAAGGGACAAGGGGTGGCTGGCAGGGCATTTGCACTGCGCAGGCCATGCTTCTGTGGAGATGTTACCAAGTATTGTAAAAGTGAGTATCCTCTTGTGcactatgctagaatgtttgggtTAGCTGGATGTCTCGCCATTTGCTTACGAAGCATCTACTCGGGAGATGATGATTACATATTGGAATTCTTTCTCCCAGCTGAATGTAAAAGCTCTGCTGAGCAACAAAATATGTTGAAGTCCATTTCAGCTTTGTTAAAACAGTGTTtccagaatttgaaaatcataactgATATGGAGTTTCGAGAAGCAATATCTCTTGAACTTGGCGATCTTGTTACAGATGACAACTATGAACTGCAACACGGATGCCTATCCAGTCAACACCACGATACTGGTCTTTATGTTTTGTCTGAAAATAATATCTGGGAGACtggagaaaatgacaaattgtcAAATGACAAAAACGAATCTCCAGATTTGTACGAACCATCTCCGACTACAGATCCTAATGTCAAAACTGATGGCGACATTATTTCAGATTCAACATTGTCGGCCAAGAAAGCTATCAAAACACCTGGGAAGCGAAGAGGTAAGGCAGAAAAGATGATCGGTTTAGAGGTTTTGCAACAATACTTCTCAGGAAGTCTCAAAGATGCTGCACGGAGCCTTGGCG TTTGCCCAACAACTATGAAGCGTATTTGTAGGCATTATGGAATTTCCAGATGGCCATCTAGGAAAATCAATAAAGTCAATCGTTCTCTTTCAAAGCTTAAGCATGTCATTGAGTCAGTTCAAGGGGCAGGGGCATTGGATTTGACTTCTCTAGCAGGCCCACTACCTGCGACTATTGATTCTATTCCATGGCCTGTTAATACAGAAAGCTTGAAGGACATAAACGAAGGTATGAAGGGAAGAGAGTTTTCACCAGAGAAGCCTTATGATAGAGATGATTTGCAGAAAAAATTTGTTCCTCTTCAGATAAATGTTGATGATGCTGGTCCACATCAAAGACCTGCCAAGGACTATCGCTGTTTAAAATCAGGAAGCTCTTCGGATGACAGCATTGATGCCCCTACTTCTCAAGGTTCATGCCAGGGCAGTCCAGCCAATGAGATCTTTACAAGTAATCAACCAGATCTTGATGCAAATCAAGCATTGGATGTTGACCCTTCCTCAAAATTCATATTAGAAAACACTTGCAACCAGAATTTGTTTAACCAGAATTCTCTTCCTAGTCCTATTATTATAGAACCTCAAGAACCAGTTGAAATGCTAATCAAAGATTCAGGGAGCTCaaaagatttgaaaaatctttgctCTTTTAGAGGAGAAGCTTCTCAGGATGGATGTGCTATGGTTCTGAATGATACTGCATCAAAAAACTTGGCACTGCAAGAAAATAACACGCTCACCATCAAGGCAAGTTACAAAGACGACATAATCAGATTCCGTTTGCCGATTGATGCTGGTGTTGTTGCTCTAAAAGATGAAATTTCTAAGAGGTTCAAACTGGAAGTGGGTATATTTGATATAAAGTATCTTGATGATGATCATGAGTGGGTCATGTTGGCTTGTGACTCTGATTTGGAGGAGTGCATGGATATCTCTAGGTCATCTGGAGCTTCTATAATCAGATTATCTGTTCATGATGTGATTACAAACCTCGGAAGCTCCTGTGAAAGTTCGGAGTTTGACCATCACATTGTTGCCACAAGGCATTTCAATACAGGTTAA
- the LOC121972166 gene encoding protein NLP3-like isoform X2, with translation MPAVDYQGPTLHTLLSVLPGYLDEWLTSKEPPPSVVASARFRRSSLLTMSDPSGHSSLPIMDLDLDGSPWPPFDQSSFAAIPLSPFLISSSPSLPPPFPTPLSLSIGQSSSSLWIVEERAAEVSSALAGDSAFFNDVADTIPAKGNGAKGNERQLQLPAKEEHVEASCVIKERMTQALRCFKESTDQHVLVQVWAPVKNGDRCVLTTSGQPFVLDPQTTKLLQYRTVSLMYIFSVDEGEDDSYLGLPGRVFTKRMPEWTPNVQYYSSKEYQRLNYALLYNIQGTLALPVFEPDGQSCIAVVELVMTSQKINYAYDVDKVCKALETVNLKSSEIMDVANAISNDGRQAALAEILEILTVVCEAQKLPLAQAWVPCRHRTILAQGGGVKKTCSSFDGSCMGQVCMSTTDVAFYIVDSHQWGFREACVEHHLQKGQGVAGRAFALRRPCFCGDVTKYCKSEYPLVHYARMFGLAGCLAICLRSIYSGDDDYILEFFLPAECKSSAEQQNMLKSISALLKQCFQNLKIITDMEFREAISLELGDLVTDDNYELQHGCLSSQHHDTGLYVLSENNIWETGENDKLSNDKNESPDLYEPSPTTDPNVKTDGDIISDSTLSAKKAIKTPGKRRGKAEKMIGLEVLQQYFSGSLKDAARSLGVCPTTMKRICRHYGISRWPSRKINKVNRSLSKLKHVIESVQGAGALDLTSLAGPLPATIDSIPWPVNTESLKDINEGMKGREFSPEKPYDRDDLQKKFVPLQINVDDAGPHQRPAKDYRCLKSGSSSDDSIDAPTSQGSCQGSPANEIFTSNQPDLDANQALDVDPSSKFILENTCNQNLFNQNSLPSPIIIEPQEPVEMLIKDSGSSKDLKNLCSFRGEASQDGCAMVLNDTASKNLALQENNTLTIKASYKDDIIRFRLPIDAGVVALKDEISKRFKLEVGIFDIKYLDDDHEWVMLACDSDLEECMDISRSSGASIIRLSVHDVITNLGSSCESSEFDHHIVATRHFNTG, from the exons ATGCCGGCCGTCGATTATCAAGGCCCCACCTTGCACACCCTGTTATCTGTACTCCCCGGGTATCTCGATGAATGGCTGACCTCCAAGGAGCCACCGCCATCAGTCGTCGCCTCCGCCCGCTTCCGCCGCAGCTCGCTCCTTACGATGTCCGACCCTAGCGGCCACTCCTCGCTCCCGATCATGGACCTCGACCTCGACGGCTCCCCGTGGCCGCCCTTCGATCAGAGCTCCTTCGCTGCGATCCCCCTGTCCCCCTTTCTGATCTCCTCCTCGCCTTCTCTTCCCCCTCCGTTTCCGACGCCGCTCTCGCTATCTATCGGGCAGTCTTCTTCGTCTCTGTGGATCGTGGAGGAAAGAGCTGCCGAAGTGTCGAGCGCTCTCGCCGGGGATTCGGCATTTTTCAACG ATGTTGCAGATACAATACCTGCAAAGGGCAATGGAGCCAAGGGCAACGAAAGGCAGCTTCAACTTCCAGCAAAAGAGGAGCATGTGGAGGCATCGTGTGTGATCAAAGAGAGGATGACACAGGCACTACGGTGCTTTAAGGAGTCCACAGATCAGCATGTGCTAGTTCAGGTGTGGGCACCTGTAAAGAATGGCGACCGATGTGTTCTTACCACTTCAGGGCAGCCCTTCGTTCTTGATCCTCAGACTACAAAGCTCCTTCAGTACAGGACAGTATCTCTGATGTACATATTTTCTGTAgatgagggagaggatgattCATATCTTGGTCTGCCTGGTCGCGTCTTTACCAAAAGAATGCCAGAATGGACACCAAATGTGCAGTACTATAGTAGCAAGGAGTATCAGCGTCTTAACTACGCCCTTCTTTATAACATTCAGGGGACCTTGGCATTGCCAGTTTTTGAACCAGATGGTCAGTCCTGCATTGCTGTGGTTGAGCTCGTCATGACATCACAAAAGATCAACTATGCCTATGACGTTGATAAAGTTTGCAAAGCGCTTGAG ACTGTAAATTTGAAAAGCTCTGAAATCATGGATGTTGCAAATGCT ATTTCTAATGACGGACGCCAAGCAGCTCTTGCTGAAATTCTTGAAATTCTAACTGTTGTCTGTGAAGCACAAAAGTTGCCTCTTGCTCAGGCTTGGGTTCCTTGTAGACATAGGACTATTCTGGCTCAGGGTGGTGGGGTTAAGAAAACTTGTTCAAGCTTTGATGGAAGTTGCATGGGACAAGTCTGCATGTCAACTACAGATGTTGCTTTTTATATTGTTGATTCTCACCAGTGGGGCTTTAGAGAAGCCTGTGTAGAACATCATCTACAGAAGGGACAAGGGGTGGCTGGCAGGGCATTTGCACTGCGCAGGCCATGCTTCTGTGGAGATGTTACCAAGTATTGTAAAAGTGAGTATCCTCTTGTGcactatgctagaatgtttgggtTAGCTGGATGTCTCGCCATTTGCTTACGAAGCATCTACTCGGGAGATGATGATTACATATTGGAATTCTTTCTCCCAGCTGAATGTAAAAGCTCTGCTGAGCAACAAAATATGTTGAAGTCCATTTCAGCTTTGTTAAAACAGTGTTtccagaatttgaaaatcataactgATATGGAGTTTCGAGAAGCAATATCTCTTGAACTTGGCGATCTTGTTACAGATGACAACTATGAACTGCAACACGGATGCCTATCCAGTCAACACCACGATACTGGTCTTTATGTTTTGTCTGAAAATAATATCTGGGAGACtggagaaaatgacaaattgtcAAATGACAAAAACGAATCTCCAGATTTGTACGAACCATCTCCGACTACAGATCCTAATGTCAAAACTGATGGCGACATTATTTCAGATTCAACATTGTCGGCCAAGAAAGCTATCAAAACACCTGGGAAGCGAAGAGGTAAGGCAGAAAAGATGATCGGTTTAGAGGTTTTGCAACAATACTTCTCAGGAAGTCTCAAAGATGCTGCACGGAGCCTTGGCG TTTGCCCAACAACTATGAAGCGTATTTGTAGGCATTATGGAATTTCCAGATGGCCATCTAGGAAAATCAATAAAGTCAATCGTTCTCTTTCAAAGCTTAAGCATGTCATTGAGTCAGTTCAAGGGGCAGGGGCATTGGATTTGACTTCTCTAGCAGGCCCACTACCTGCGACTATTGATTCTATTCCATGGCCTGTTAATACAGAAAGCTTGAAGGACATAAACGAAGGTATGAAGGGAAGAGAGTTTTCACCAGAGAAGCCTTATGATAGAGATGATTTGCAGAAAAAATTTGTTCCTCTTCAGATAAATGTTGATGATGCTGGTCCACATCAAAGACCTGCCAAGGACTATCGCTGTTTAAAATCAGGAAGCTCTTCGGATGACAGCATTGATGCCCCTACTTCTCAAGGTTCATGCCAGGGCAGTCCAGCCAATGAGATCTTTACAAGTAATCAACCAGATCTTGATGCAAATCAAGCATTGGATGTTGACCCTTCCTCAAAATTCATATTAGAAAACACTTGCAACCAGAATTTGTTTAACCAGAATTCTCTTCCTAGTCCTATTATTATAGAACCTCAAGAACCAGTTGAAATGCTAATCAAAGATTCAGGGAGCTCaaaagatttgaaaaatctttgctCTTTTAGAGGAGAAGCTTCTCAGGATGGATGTGCTATGGTTCTGAATGATACTGCATCAAAAAACTTGGCACTGCAAGAAAATAACACGCTCACCATCAAGGCAAGTTACAAAGACGACATAATCAGATTCCGTTTGCCGATTGATGCTGGTGTTGTTGCTCTAAAAGATGAAATTTCTAAGAGGTTCAAACTGGAAGTGGGTATATTTGATATAAAGTATCTTGATGATGATCATGAGTGGGTCATGTTGGCTTGTGACTCTGATTTGGAGGAGTGCATGGATATCTCTAGGTCATCTGGAGCTTCTATAATCAGATTATCTGTTCATGATGTGATTACAAACCTCGGAAGCTCCTGTGAAAGTTCGGAGTTTGACCATCACATTGTTGCCACAAGGCATTTCAATACAGGTTAA
- the LOC121972166 gene encoding protein NLP3-like isoform X1, producing the protein MPAVDYQGPTLHTLLSVLPGYLDEWLTSKEPPPSVVASARFRRSSLLTMSDPSGHSSLPIMDLDLDGSPWPPFDQSSFAAIPLSPFLISSSPSLPPPFPTPLSLSIGQSSSSLWIVEERAAEVSSALAGDSAFFNDVADTIPAKGNGAKGNERQLQLPAKEEHVEASCVIKERMTQALRCFKESTDQHVLVQVWAPVKNGDRCVLTTSGQPFVLDPQTTKLLQYRTVSLMYIFSVDEGEDDSYLGLPGRVFTKRMPEWTPNVQYYSSKEYQRLNYALLYNIQGTLALPVFEPDGQSCIAVVELVMTSQKINYAYDVDKVCKALETVNLKSSEIMDVANAVISNDGRQAALAEILEILTVVCEAQKLPLAQAWVPCRHRTILAQGGGVKKTCSSFDGSCMGQVCMSTTDVAFYIVDSHQWGFREACVEHHLQKGQGVAGRAFALRRPCFCGDVTKYCKSEYPLVHYARMFGLAGCLAICLRSIYSGDDDYILEFFLPAECKSSAEQQNMLKSISALLKQCFQNLKIITDMEFREAISLELGDLVTDDNYELQHGCLSSQHHDTGLYVLSENNIWETGENDKLSNDKNESPDLYEPSPTTDPNVKTDGDIISDSTLSAKKAIKTPGKRRGKAEKMIGLEVLQQYFSGSLKDAARSLGVCPTTMKRICRHYGISRWPSRKINKVNRSLSKLKHVIESVQGAGALDLTSLAGPLPATIDSIPWPVNTESLKDINEGMKGREFSPEKPYDRDDLQKKFVPLQINVDDAGPHQRPAKDYRCLKSGSSSDDSIDAPTSQGSCQGSPANEIFTSNQPDLDANQALDVDPSSKFILENTCNQNLFNQNSLPSPIIIEPQEPVEMLIKDSGSSKDLKNLCSFRGEASQDGCAMVLNDTASKNLALQENNTLTIKASYKDDIIRFRLPIDAGVVALKDEISKRFKLEVGIFDIKYLDDDHEWVMLACDSDLEECMDISRSSGASIIRLSVHDVITNLGSSCESSEFDHHIVATRHFNTG; encoded by the exons ATGCCGGCCGTCGATTATCAAGGCCCCACCTTGCACACCCTGTTATCTGTACTCCCCGGGTATCTCGATGAATGGCTGACCTCCAAGGAGCCACCGCCATCAGTCGTCGCCTCCGCCCGCTTCCGCCGCAGCTCGCTCCTTACGATGTCCGACCCTAGCGGCCACTCCTCGCTCCCGATCATGGACCTCGACCTCGACGGCTCCCCGTGGCCGCCCTTCGATCAGAGCTCCTTCGCTGCGATCCCCCTGTCCCCCTTTCTGATCTCCTCCTCGCCTTCTCTTCCCCCTCCGTTTCCGACGCCGCTCTCGCTATCTATCGGGCAGTCTTCTTCGTCTCTGTGGATCGTGGAGGAAAGAGCTGCCGAAGTGTCGAGCGCTCTCGCCGGGGATTCGGCATTTTTCAACG ATGTTGCAGATACAATACCTGCAAAGGGCAATGGAGCCAAGGGCAACGAAAGGCAGCTTCAACTTCCAGCAAAAGAGGAGCATGTGGAGGCATCGTGTGTGATCAAAGAGAGGATGACACAGGCACTACGGTGCTTTAAGGAGTCCACAGATCAGCATGTGCTAGTTCAGGTGTGGGCACCTGTAAAGAATGGCGACCGATGTGTTCTTACCACTTCAGGGCAGCCCTTCGTTCTTGATCCTCAGACTACAAAGCTCCTTCAGTACAGGACAGTATCTCTGATGTACATATTTTCTGTAgatgagggagaggatgattCATATCTTGGTCTGCCTGGTCGCGTCTTTACCAAAAGAATGCCAGAATGGACACCAAATGTGCAGTACTATAGTAGCAAGGAGTATCAGCGTCTTAACTACGCCCTTCTTTATAACATTCAGGGGACCTTGGCATTGCCAGTTTTTGAACCAGATGGTCAGTCCTGCATTGCTGTGGTTGAGCTCGTCATGACATCACAAAAGATCAACTATGCCTATGACGTTGATAAAGTTTGCAAAGCGCTTGAG ACTGTAAATTTGAAAAGCTCTGAAATCATGGATGTTGCAAATGCTGTT ATTTCTAATGACGGACGCCAAGCAGCTCTTGCTGAAATTCTTGAAATTCTAACTGTTGTCTGTGAAGCACAAAAGTTGCCTCTTGCTCAGGCTTGGGTTCCTTGTAGACATAGGACTATTCTGGCTCAGGGTGGTGGGGTTAAGAAAACTTGTTCAAGCTTTGATGGAAGTTGCATGGGACAAGTCTGCATGTCAACTACAGATGTTGCTTTTTATATTGTTGATTCTCACCAGTGGGGCTTTAGAGAAGCCTGTGTAGAACATCATCTACAGAAGGGACAAGGGGTGGCTGGCAGGGCATTTGCACTGCGCAGGCCATGCTTCTGTGGAGATGTTACCAAGTATTGTAAAAGTGAGTATCCTCTTGTGcactatgctagaatgtttgggtTAGCTGGATGTCTCGCCATTTGCTTACGAAGCATCTACTCGGGAGATGATGATTACATATTGGAATTCTTTCTCCCAGCTGAATGTAAAAGCTCTGCTGAGCAACAAAATATGTTGAAGTCCATTTCAGCTTTGTTAAAACAGTGTTtccagaatttgaaaatcataactgATATGGAGTTTCGAGAAGCAATATCTCTTGAACTTGGCGATCTTGTTACAGATGACAACTATGAACTGCAACACGGATGCCTATCCAGTCAACACCACGATACTGGTCTTTATGTTTTGTCTGAAAATAATATCTGGGAGACtggagaaaatgacaaattgtcAAATGACAAAAACGAATCTCCAGATTTGTACGAACCATCTCCGACTACAGATCCTAATGTCAAAACTGATGGCGACATTATTTCAGATTCAACATTGTCGGCCAAGAAAGCTATCAAAACACCTGGGAAGCGAAGAGGTAAGGCAGAAAAGATGATCGGTTTAGAGGTTTTGCAACAATACTTCTCAGGAAGTCTCAAAGATGCTGCACGGAGCCTTGGCG TTTGCCCAACAACTATGAAGCGTATTTGTAGGCATTATGGAATTTCCAGATGGCCATCTAGGAAAATCAATAAAGTCAATCGTTCTCTTTCAAAGCTTAAGCATGTCATTGAGTCAGTTCAAGGGGCAGGGGCATTGGATTTGACTTCTCTAGCAGGCCCACTACCTGCGACTATTGATTCTATTCCATGGCCTGTTAATACAGAAAGCTTGAAGGACATAAACGAAGGTATGAAGGGAAGAGAGTTTTCACCAGAGAAGCCTTATGATAGAGATGATTTGCAGAAAAAATTTGTTCCTCTTCAGATAAATGTTGATGATGCTGGTCCACATCAAAGACCTGCCAAGGACTATCGCTGTTTAAAATCAGGAAGCTCTTCGGATGACAGCATTGATGCCCCTACTTCTCAAGGTTCATGCCAGGGCAGTCCAGCCAATGAGATCTTTACAAGTAATCAACCAGATCTTGATGCAAATCAAGCATTGGATGTTGACCCTTCCTCAAAATTCATATTAGAAAACACTTGCAACCAGAATTTGTTTAACCAGAATTCTCTTCCTAGTCCTATTATTATAGAACCTCAAGAACCAGTTGAAATGCTAATCAAAGATTCAGGGAGCTCaaaagatttgaaaaatctttgctCTTTTAGAGGAGAAGCTTCTCAGGATGGATGTGCTATGGTTCTGAATGATACTGCATCAAAAAACTTGGCACTGCAAGAAAATAACACGCTCACCATCAAGGCAAGTTACAAAGACGACATAATCAGATTCCGTTTGCCGATTGATGCTGGTGTTGTTGCTCTAAAAGATGAAATTTCTAAGAGGTTCAAACTGGAAGTGGGTATATTTGATATAAAGTATCTTGATGATGATCATGAGTGGGTCATGTTGGCTTGTGACTCTGATTTGGAGGAGTGCATGGATATCTCTAGGTCATCTGGAGCTTCTATAATCAGATTATCTGTTCATGATGTGATTACAAACCTCGGAAGCTCCTGTGAAAGTTCGGAGTTTGACCATCACATTGTTGCCACAAGGCATTTCAATACAGGTTAA